One window of the Oncorhynchus keta strain PuntledgeMale-10-30-2019 chromosome 31, Oket_V2, whole genome shotgun sequence genome contains the following:
- the LOC118364593 gene encoding nucleotide-binding oligomerization domain-containing protein 1-like — MYIMDSSAEEARAGLTGHVSTVQMLTLHRELLVSQVKSTQCIMDNLLQSGFLCIEDAEIIQRAATKTDQVRKILELVQRKGVQACEYFLYILYKVYDAYIDLQPWLKEINYQPPDFIRDIPVKNTDPISRYCEKLRHELGRDTRFIASYAQREETLLEELYTDTLMELLNDRNESLGHLEGLEQLLGEQGVFNPQAETVLITGDAGVGKSILLQKLQRLWSKRELEQTDAMFFFKFRCRMFSTFKETDEISLRDLLFKYNCYPDQDADNEVFNYILRFPEKVLFTFDGYDEIEADLDLVNVPEVVSPEERTHPLQVLINLLCGKLLNGSRKVLTARTGTDVQSRVIRKRVALRGFSPAHLQTYTNLHFKEQEHRDLVSVQLDASPHLCGLCSIPLFCWIVFKSFKHLRSVYDDFELPEACVTLTNIFLLLSEVFFSRGATPPPVLLKRNTRCPADTFRAGLRPLTAFSKLALLGMERGGFVFDKEEVASCGLTDDDLKVGFLRPVSCYDACENPSTFEFLHLTLQSFLAAFSLVLDEQASVGNILKFFTECSRRGNTSCLSCVVHCIGGSSKPRGKDLFKTNEHLQYANLFLCGLLSKANANLLEHMFPAALLKRKRAVLKSYLSTSVRSHLRGLPLYSTEQEGSKVHVLPNFLWMLRCIFETGSKEVAQLTAKGITADYIKLGYCNVFSGDCSALNFVLQHRRKRLGVDMDNNNISDYGVKQLRPSFSKMTVVRLCVNQISDSSVEVLAEELIKHRVVEVLGLYNNHITDIGAKLIAHIIEECPKLRVVKLGSNKFTSMGGKYLASAIQKSTSIFDVGMWGNSIGDEGARAFAEALRNHPSLTNLSLSANGITSEGGRSLAEALKGNTMLRIFWLVQNELSDDVAPDMAELIRSNTGLSHLWLINNQLTVGGIRQLSEALSHNTSLKEISLKGNCLSEEEEKLFEAEGRLRFH; from the exons ATGTATATTATGGACTCCAGTGCCGAGGAAGCCCGTGCTGGACTAACAGGCCATGTGTCCACTGTCCAAATGCTCACCTTGCACCGTGAGCTACTGGTTTCCCAGGTGAAGAGCACACAGTGCATAATGGATAACCTCCTACAAAGTGGTTTTCTGTGTATCGAGGATGCAGAAATCATCCAGCGCGCAGCCACCAAGACAGACCAG GTGCGTAAAATCCTGGAATTGGTCCAAAGGAAAGGGGTGCAGGCATGTGAATACTTCCTATATATTCTCTACAAAGTTTATGATGCATACATAGACCTCCAACCATGGCTTAAAGAGATCAACTACCAGCCACCAGACTTCATACGGGACATACCAGTGAAGAACACGGACCCTA TTAGTAGGTACTGTGAGAAGCTGAGGCACGAGCTGGGCCGAGACACACGCTTCATTGCCTCCTACGCCCAGCGAGAGGAAACCCTGTTGGAGGAGCTCTATACAGACACCCTGATGGAGCTCCTGAATGACCGCAATGAGAGCCTGGGCCACCTGGAGGGTCTGGAGCAGCTCCTGGGAGAGCAGGGTGTGTTTAACCCACAGGCAGAGACGGTGCTCATCACGGGGGATGCTGGGGTGGGCAAGTCCATCCTCCTCCAGAAGCTCCAGAGGCTGTGGTCCAAGAGGGAGCTGGAACAGACAGACGCCATGTTCTTCTTCAAGTTCCGCTGTAGGATGTTCAGCACTTTCAAGGAGACAGACGAGATCTCACTGAGGGACCTGCTTTTCAAATACAACTGCTACCCCGACCAGGATGCGGATAATGAGGTGTTCAACTACATCCTCCGCTTCCCTGAAAAGGTTCTCTTTACGTTTGACGGCTATGATGAGATCGAGGCTGATCTGGACCTGGTGAATGTGCCTGAGGTGGTTTCTCCAGAGGAGAGGACTCACCCCCTTCAGGTGCTCATTAATCTGCTCTGTGGGAAGCTGCTCAATGGTTCCCGGAAGGTCCTGACGGCTCGGACAGGCACCGACGTCCAGAGCAGGGTGATCCGGAAGAGGGTGGCGCTGCGTGGGTTCTCTCCGGCCCACCTTCAAACCTACACCAACCTACACTTCAAAGAGCAGGAGCACCGGGACCTGGTCTCAGTCCAGCTGGATGCCAGCCCCCACCTCTGTGGCCTCTGCTCCATCCCCCTCTTCTGCTGGATCGTCTTCAAGAGCTTTAAACACCTGCGCTCAGTCTATGACGACTTTGAGTTGCCAGAGGCTTGCGTGACCCTCACTAACATATTCCTCCTGCTGTCTGAAGTCTTCTTCAGCCGGGGGGCCACTCCCCCACCTGTCCTCCTGAAGAGAAACACCAGGTGCCCCGCTGATACCTTCAGGGCAGGACTGAGGCCACTGACTGCCTTCTCCAAGCTGGCTCTGCTGGGCATGGAGAGAGGAGGCTTTGTGTTCGACAAGGAGGAGGTGGCCTCCTGTGGCCTGACTGACGATGACCTTAAGGTGGGTTTCCTCCGACCGGTCAGCTGCTACGATGCATGTGAAAACCCTTCCACCTTTGAGTTCCTTCACCTCACCCTGCAGTCCTTCTTGGCTGCATTCTCCCTGGTTCTGGATGAACAGGCCAGCGTAGGCAACATCCTCAAGTTCTTCACCGAGTGCAGCAGGAGGGGCAATACTTCTTGTTTATCGTGTGTCGTCCACTGCATCGGTGGCTCCTCCAAACCCAGGGGAAAGGACCTGTTCAAGACCAACGAGCATCTCCAGTACGCCAACCTCTTCCTGTGTGGACTGCTGTCTAAGGCCAACGCCAACTTGCTGGAGCACATGTTTCCTGCAGCACTACTGAAGAGAAAGCGGGCGGTCCTCAAGTCCTACCTGTCCACGAGCGTGAGGTCCCACCTCCGCGGTTTGCCACTCTACAGCACAGAGCAGGAGGGCAGCAAGGTGCATGTCCTGCCCAACTTCCTGTGGATGCTGCGCTGCATCTTCGAGACAGGAAGTAAAGAGGTGGCACAGCTGACTGCGAAGGGCATCACAGCTGACTACATCAAGCTGGGCTACTGTAATGTGTTCTCTGGCGACTGCAGTGCCCTTAACTTTGTGCTGCAGCACCGGCGGAAGAGACTAGGGGTGGACAtggacaacaacaacatcagTGACTATGGGGTCAAGCAGCTCAGGCCTTCATTCAGTAAGATGACCGTGGTGAG ATTGTGTGTCAATCAGATCTCAGACAGCAGCGTTGAGGTACTGGCTGAGGAGCTTATCAAACACAGAGTGGTGGAGGTTCTGGG ACTTTACAATAATCACATTACGGACATCGGAGCCAAGCTAATCGCTCATATCATTGAGGAATGTCCTAAGTTAAGAGTCGTCAA GCTTGGCAGCAACAAGTTCACCAGTATGGGTGGCAAGTATCTTGCCAGCGCCATTCAGAAGAGCACATCTATCTTTGACGTGGG AATGTGGGGGAACAGCATTGGTGATGAAGGAGCAAGAGCATTTGCAGAGGCCCTGAGGAATCACCCAAGTCTTACCAACCTCAG CCTCTCAGCCAATGGCATCACTTCAGAAGGTGGGAGGAGCTTGGCCGAAGCACTGAAAGGCAACACAATGCTCAGAATCTTCTG GTTGGTGCAAAATGAGTTGTCAGATGATGTAGCACCAGACATGGCAGAGCTGATCAGATCCAACACGGGTCTATCTCACCTCTG GTTAATCAATAATCAGCTGACAGTGGGTGGAATCAGACAGCTGTCAGAGGCTCTCTCCCACAACACATCACTCAAAGAGATCAG TTTGAAAGGAAACTGTCTTTCTGAAGAGGAAGAGAAGCTGTTTGAGGCGGAGGGAAGGCTACGCTTCCACTGA